The Bubalus bubalis isolate 160015118507 breed Murrah chromosome 1, NDDB_SH_1, whole genome shotgun sequence genome includes a region encoding these proteins:
- the LOC102414359 gene encoding keratin-associated protein 10-8-like — MASSALSVCSSDLSYGSRVCLPGSCDSRTGSSWQVDDCPESCCEPPCCAPSCCAPAPRLTLLCAPVSCESSPCCQPGCSSSCLASSCQQSSCQPSCCTSSPCQQACCEPVCCTPLSCRPVCCTPVCCRPVCCESSPCSSSLCCQPNPCSSVSCRPSSSVSLFCRPVCRPACCVPTSSCQSSCCRPASSVSLLCLPTCSRPACCVPTSAPEPCC; from the exons ATggcttcctctgccttgtctgtCTGCTCCAGTGACCTGAGCTACGGCAGCCGGGTCTGCCTGCCCGGGTCCTGTGACTCCCGCACCGGCTCCTCCTGGCAGGTGGACGACTGTCCAGAGAGCTGCTGCGAGCCCCCCTGCTGTGCCCCCAGCTGCTGCGCCCCGGCCCCCCGCCTGACCCTCCTCTGCGCCCCAGTGAGCTGCGAGTCCAGCCCCTGCTGCCAGCCAGGCTGCAGCAGCTCCTGCCTGGCCTCGTCCTGCCAGCAGTCTAGCTGCCAGCCCTCCTGCTGCACCTCCTCCCCCTGCCAGCAGGCCTGCTGTGA GCCCGTCTGCTGCACACCTCTCTCCTGCAGGCCCGTCTGCTGCACCCCTGTCTGCTGCAGGCCTGTGTGCTGTGAGTCCTCCCCTTGCTCATCCTCCTTGTGCTGCCAGCCGAACCCCTGCTCCTCGGTCAGTTGCAGACCCTCTTCCTCCGTGTCCCTCTTCTGCCGTCCTGTGTGCCGCCCCGCCTGCTGTGTGCCCACCTCCTCCTGCCAGTCTAGCTGCTGTCGCCCAGCCTCCAGCGTGTCCCTGCTCTGCCTGCCCACGTGCTCCCGCCCTGCTTGCTGCGTCCCAACCTCAGCCCCAGAGCCCTGTTGCTGA